Proteins encoded in a region of the Triticum dicoccoides isolate Atlit2015 ecotype Zavitan chromosome 3A, WEW_v2.0, whole genome shotgun sequence genome:
- the LOC119272359 gene encoding transcription repressor OFP13-like, producing MVIGKLGLSSLFHTKPKEEASPSPPRGDPAAAPAWAWPSCKHPRTRSFHDAPPPPGARTLASIFLDSAESSFTNSSARRDCSDSPSTASEASAEGGGDAVTAAEDAAVVGPLRSSDRLLFDPGASGTTSSILEEKVPAEAFVGGLAVAFESADPYGDFRASMQEMVAAHGAGGWGCGWGWLEEMLGWYLRANGKDTHGAIVAAFVDVVVSVADPGRGSSCSSRSSSCASVDGDQ from the coding sequence ATGGTCATCGGGAAGCTGGGCCTGAGCTCCCTCTTCCACACGAAGCCCAAGGAGGAGGCCTCGCCGTCACCTCCTCGAGGCGACCCGGCCGCGGCGCCGGCGTGGGCATGGCCGTCCTGCAAGCACCCAAGAACGCGGTCCTTCCAcgacgcgccgccaccgcccggcgCGAGAACGCTCGCCTCCATCTTCCTCGACTCCGCCGAGAGCTCCTTCACCAACTCCTCCGCGCGGCGCGACTGCTCCGACAGCCCCTCCACGGCGTCCGAGGCGTCGGCGGAGGGCGGGGGCGACGCCGTCACggccgccgaggacgccgccgTCGTGGGGCCGCTCCGCTCCTCCGACCGGCTCCTGTTCGACCCGGGGGCGTCGGGGACCACCAGCTCCATACTGGAGGAGAAGGTGCCGGCGGAGGCGTTCGTGGGCGGCCTGGCCGTGGCGTTCGAGTCGGCGGACCCATACGGGGACTTCCGGGCGTCGATGCAGGAGATGGTGGCCGCGCACGGGGCCGGCGGCTGGGGCTGTGGCTGGGGCTGGCTGGAGGAGATGCTGGGCTGGTACCTGCGCGCCAACGGCAAGGACACGCACGGCGCCATCGTGGCCGCCTTCGTCGACGTCGTCGTCtccgtcgccgaccccggccgcgGCTCCTCCTGCTCGTCCCGGAGCTCCTCCTGCGCGTCCGTCGACGGGGATCAGTAA
- the LOC119269683 gene encoding transcription repressor OFP8-like gives MSSKPSSRRGSFALRQPPVVDVGCNCRRPKLFSSLFSSSSLPFRGGRGGKPKSPNASSTSTTTAFTATTLGGRSGTTATSADSASWGPASFTNNSLYEDPAAAARRRGQEPEQDTRRRRRQRRRRRRAAWDGAGHGEQEAEAHGRVARESVPVAVESAEPYEDFRESMVQMVVEKEIYAWDDLNDLLTQFLTLNSPRHHPLILHAFADLWTRNGLFSPPSPCQF, from the coding sequence ATGTCGAGCAAGCCGTCGTCCAGGAGGGGCAGCTTCGCGCTGCGGCAGCCGCCGGTGGTGGACGTCGGCTGCAACTGCCGCCGCCCGAAGCTCTTCTCCAGCCTTTTCTCCTCGTCCTCCCTGCCGTTCCGCGGCGGCCGGGGCGGCAAGCCCAAGTCGCCCAACGCCTCCTCCACGTCCACCACCACGGCGTTCACGGCCACCACCCTCGGCGGCCGCAGCGGCACCACGGCCACCTCCGCCGACTCCGCCTCCTGGGGCCCCGCGTCCTTCACCAACAACTCGCTGTACGAGGACCCGgcagccgccgcgcgccgccgcggccAGGAGCCGGAGCAGGACACGCGGCGCCGTCGGAGGCAGCGGCGGCGTCGCAGGCGCGCCGCGTGGGACGGCGCTGGGCACGGGGAGCAGGAGGCGGAGGCTCACGGGCGCGTGGCGCGGGAGAGCGTGCCGGTGGCGGTGGAGTCGGCGGAGCCGTACGAGGACTTCCGGGAGTCGATGGTGCAGATGGTGGTGGAGAAGGAGATCTACGCGTGGGACGACCTCAACGACCTGCTCACCCAGTTCCTCACCCTCAACTCGCCGCGCCACCACCCGCTCATCCTCCACGCCTTCGCCGACCTCTGGACCCGCAACGGCCTCTTCTCCCCTCCCTCGCCGTGCCAGTTCTAG
- the LOC119272360 gene encoding uncharacterized protein LOC119272360 has product MKMINFEEFHVLYPAVPKQDNRHECGVFTFKYMEIFTPRTQMANFFSSADIPNLRIRYANDMFCSPMNSCDKSFVTGFYRDGEAMPGEVKHVCGPSTNGG; this is encoded by the exons ATGAAAATGATTAACTTCGAAGAGTTTCATGTGTTGTACCCAGCTGTCCCTAAGCAAGATAATCG CCATGAATGTGGTGTCTTCACATTTAAGTATATGGAGATATTCACACCAAGAACTCAGATGGCAAACTTTTTCTCCAGTGCAGACATTCCAAATCTTAGGATCAGATATGCGAATGACATGTTTTGCAGCCCCATGAACAGTTGTGACAAGTCTTTCGTAACTGGTTTCTATCGTGAT GGAGAAGCAATGCCGGGTGAGGTTAAACATGTGTGCGGTCCTAGCACAAATGGTGGCTGA